The window GAGCGCGGTTCTACGAGGAGGAGCGGGAGCGGGACGCCGTACGCGAACAGGCCGGTTTCGAGGAGTTCCTGGACCGGCTGGAACTGGAGGTCGACATCCGGGCCCTGTCCGATGCCGATGTGCAGCGGGCCGAGCAACTCGTCCGCCGTACCAACCAGTTCACCCTGCGCGCCCGGTCCACCGACGGCGGCGACGTCGCCCGGTGGCGCGAACACGGCGAGGTCTGGACGGCGGCGGCCCGCGACCGCTTCGGTGACTACGGCCAGATCGGCCTTCTCGCCCTGCGCCACGAGGGCGACCAACTCGACCTCCTGGCCTGGCTGATGAGCTGCCGCGCACTCGGCCGAGGCGTCGAGGAACGCCTTCTGCAATGGCTGGCCGACCGCGCCGAGGAACTGGACTGCGCCAAGGTCCGCCTGACCGCGGAACGCACACCGCGCAACGCCCCCGCCCGCCGCCTGCTGTCGGCACTGGGCGGCGGCGATCAGAACGACAAACGGCTGGAGGCCGTGGTCACACCGGAGCAGCTGCGGGCGTTCCGTTCGTGGCGGCGGCCATGACGGCGCCGGGCAGCAGCGATGAAGCCGGGCAGCAGCGATGAAAGAGCAGGGCAACACCGTGAAGGGCTCTCATGCGTGAGGTGAAGGACAACGTGCCGGCAACCGCCGATCAGCGGGCGACCGCGGAGGCGATCGAGCGGGGCGGCGTCGGTCTGACCGTGACCGACCTGCTGGCCAGGGTCACCGGGTCGGCCGAGCCGGCCGTGCGACCGGATGCCGCGGATCCTCCGGCACCCCGCGGCGCCGGCCCGGGCACGGCTTCGCCCGTCCACGGCACCCCGCCCCGCGACGTGGACGCCCTCGCCTGCGCTGTCGCAGCCGTTGCGGGCCGTCACGTCCCCGCAGGACAACTGGCGCCCGACGCCGACTTCTTCGACGCCGGCGGCACCTCCGTGAACGCGGTGGAGCTCGTCGCGGCGCTGGAGGAAGAGCTGGGCGTGCCGGTCGACCTGGATGAGGTGTTCGCCGATGCCAGGCCGATCAGCTTGGCCAGGCGCGCGCTGGAGAGCGCGGGATCCGGGGCGGCCGTACCGGAAACGCCGCGACACCCGGATGCCGGCCCCGCGGTGATGCGGGCGGTGCAGGCTCCACCGACGGCCGCCCTGTCCCTCACCACCCCGGCGGGCTCCACAGCCCGCCGCGACGACCTCACCCAGATCCTCGCCGACCTGGCCCTCGCCGACCGCCTGCCCTTCACCGCCTCGCCCGACCCCCTCCCACCGCGCCGCATCCTGCTGACCGGCGCGACCGGCTTCCTCGGCAGCCACATGCTCCTGGACCTGCTGCGGCACAGCGACGCCCATGTGTACTGCCTGGTCCGGGCCGCCGACGAGGAGGCGGCCGTGAACCGGCTCGGCGAGGCGCTCAAGGGCTACGCGCTGCCCTGGTCGTCGGAGATCCGCCGCCGCATCACCGTGCTGCCCGGCGACATCCGCCACCCCCGTCTGGGCCTCACCGACGACCTCTGGAACACCCTCGCCCACGAAGTGGACAGCATCGTGGGAGTGGCGGCCGCCGTGGACTTCCTGCGCGGCTACCAGTCCCTGCGCACCAGCAACGTCCTCGGCGCCCTCACCCTCGCCGAACTCGCCGCGACGGGCCGCCCCAAGCCCCTGCACCACATCTCCTCCATCGCCGTCTTCAACGAGGTCGGCATCCCTGCCATGGGCGAGGACGACCCCCTCGCCCACATCGACCGCCTCGTCGCCGGCTACGACCAGACGAAGTGGGCCGCCGAAGTGGCCCTGCGCCGCGCCCGCGACCACGGCCTGGTCGTCACGGCCCTGCGCCCGGGCGGCATCGGCGGTCACACCAAGACCGGCGCCTACAACCCCCAGGACCTGAGCAGCGGCCTCATCTCGGCCTTCGGCCGCTTCCGCACGGTCCCCGCCTTCCGCTACCTCAACGCCGGCCCCGTCGACTGGGTCAGCCGCGTCGCGGTCGCCGTCATCTGCGAACCCGACGCCTGGGGCTTCGACTACAACCTCACCGGCGTCCCCAACACCCTCGACGACGTCGTCAGCGACATGGCCCTCGGCGGCATGCACGTCCGCGTACAGGACTGGGACGAGTGGCGCACCGACGCCCTGGCCCGCCTCCAGGCCGACCCGATCCCCGAACTGGCCTTCCTCACCCGCGTGTTGCAGAGCCCCACCGCCCTGAAACTCTGCGAGGCGACCCTGAAGGGACCGGCCGCCACGGCCGAGCGCACCATCGCACTCGTCGAGGCCCTCGGTCTTCGCCCGGCCTCCCGCTACGACGCCCGAGCCCAGCTGAAGACCTTCGAACGCCTCGCCCACGACGGTCTGGCCCGCCTCCCGCACAAGGACGACCAGCCCTACCTGTGGTTCACCGAGACCACCGAAGGCACCGTCGCCCCGATCCCCGCCACCCCGGCCACGCCCGCTGCGGCCCCCGCCACCCCCGACATCCCCTGCGCGATGTCCCTCACCCTCTCCCTCGCGAGCATGCACCAGCTGGTGACGGACCGCCGCGTCGACGTCCGAGGCGAGGTCACCTGCCCGGCCCTGCACCCCGAGCCGCTCACCGTGGAACGCGGCGACATCTGGATCCGCCCCGAGGGAGGCATCCCGCACCGGCACGGCCTGCGCCACCAACTCCTGCGCTACCACCTGCGGTTGACGGACACCGACGGCGGCCGCTGGTGGCTGGAGGGCCACAAGTACGCCCGCGCCCGCCGCGACCTCTGGCGCCAGACCCGCGCCCTGACCGTGGAACTCGGCCGCGAGGGCGAACCGGCGAGCCTGGCCGGCGAGGTCGTCGTCCCCGCCGACTCCTACGTACGCGACCAGATCGACGGCATCAAGGTCGACCCGCGCCTGACCAGCCAGGAGAAGCGCGCCGCCAAGCTCACCTGGCTCGCCTGGTTCGGCCTGGAGATGGGCCGCGGCCTGCTCGGCCCCTTCGCCCGGGCCGCCGCGGACCTGCTCGACCTGCGCCGCACCACGAACCCCACGGAGCACCACCGATGATCTTCCGGACGACGAATCCCAGGACCACCAGGCCGGCCCTGCGCAGGGTCAGGACCACCACGCCCCTGCGCCCGCTGCGCCACCGCCTCGACCCGGCGACGGTCGAGGAGATCCCCTTCCACACGACCGACGGCGTACGCCTCGGCCTGACCCGCATCGACACAGGCGACCGCGCCCCCGCCCGCGACCGCCCCGCCGTCCTGCTCCTGCACGGACACACGGCCTCGGCCGACATGTTCCTGCTGCCCGAGACCCGCAACCTGGTCGACGCCCTCCTGGACGAGGGCTACGAGCCCTGGCTGCTCGACTGGAGAGGCAGCTGCCGACTGCCCTACAACGAGACGGGCCGCCGCTACACCTACGACGACGTCGCCCTCTACGACATCCCCGAGGCCGTCCGCCACCTGCGCACCCGCATCGGCGACCGCCCCCTGTTCGCCGTCGCCCACTGCATAGGCTCCCTCACCCTCTCGATGAGCATGACGGCAGGCCTGGTACCCGGCCTGGCCGGCGTGGTGTCCCAGGGTGTCTTCCTCACCCCGAAGCTCGCGGGCCGTACCTCCCTGCGGATGACCCTGGCCGGGGAACTCCTCAAGTCCCGTATCGACCACATCCCCGTCGACCTGCGCAAGGTCGGCCTGTGGTCGAAGTACACCCCGCTGTTCGCCCTGGCCTCCCGCAGGGCGACCTGCCCGGACCCCACCTGCCAGATCCTGCACAACTCCGCCTGGGGAACCGGCGCCTCCCTCTTCGTCCACGAGCACCTGACCGACGCCACCCACGACCGCCTGGCCGAACTCCTCGGCCCCGCCCCGCTGTGGATCCTGCCGCACCTGCGCCGCATCGAACTGGCCCGCACCGTGGTCCGCTGGCACGACACCGACCACCGCTACCAGGCCCTCCCGCAGAACGCCCTGGACGCGGCGGCCCGCATCGACACCCCGGTGCTGCTCCTCGCGGGCAGCGAGAACGGCCTGTGGCTCGACTCCCAGAAGCTCTGCCGCGACGTCCTCGCCCGCCGCCAACCACAACTGGACGTCACGTACACCGAGATCCCCGGCTACGGCCATCTCGACACGTTCCTGGGCAGGGGAGCGGCCCTCGACGTCTTCGGGCACATCCTCGATTTCCTGGGCGAACGCCGGTGACGACAGGCGGTGGGCCCGGCTACCGTACCGGTCCGTAACGAGAAACTGGATACCAGGAGGCCACCCATGCCGCAGCTCGAAGTCGACGGCGCGACCCTGAGTTACGACGACGAGGGCCCCCGCGACGCCGACGCCGTGCCCCTGGTGTTCGTCCACGGCTGGACGGCGAACCGCCACCGCTGGGACCACCAGGTGGCCCACTTCGCCGAGCAGCGCCGCGTCGTCCGCCTCGACCTGCGCGGCCACGGCGAGAGCAGCGGATCGGGGGTGCCAACGATCGCCGACCTGGCGAAGGACGTCCTGGCCCTCCTCGATCACCTGAAGATCGAGCGGTTCGTGATCATCGGCCACTCCATGGGCGGCATGACCGCGCAGACCATCGCCCTCGCCCACCCGGAGCGGGTCGAGCGCATGGTGCTGGTGGACTCCATCGGCAAGATGGCCTACAGCCGGGGCCGCGCCCTGCTGATGGCCGCCTCGACGCTCGCCCCCTTCAAGCTGTTCGTCGCCGCCAACATCCAGCGCGCCTTCGCGCCCGGTTACCCGCGCGAGGAGGTCCGCGCGCACATCCGCGCCTCGGCCGAGACTCCCCGCGAGGTCGTCATGACGCTCTACGGCGCCATGCGCGCCTTCGACGTACTGGACCGGGTCGGCGAGATAGACGCGCCCACCCTCATAGTCCACGGCTATCACGACATCCAGCTGCCCGTCGCCCAGATGCTGCGGATGGCCAAGGCCTACCCGGACGCGGTGGTCCGCATCCTGGACGCCGGCCACGAACTGCCGGTGGAGAAGCCGGCCGAACTGACGCTGGCGCTCGACCGCTTCCTCGCCGACCGCGCATAGCGCGCGAGCGGGCGAAACAGCTGGACACCTCACTCGGGCCCCGGCCCGACCAGGCGCTTTATTTAAGTCTTGCCTTATATAAGCAGGGGCTGGCATAGTGGGCTCCGTGCACGCTTTCGATGTGCTGGGTGATCCGGTCAGGCGCCGGATATTGGAGCTGCTCGCGGCAGGCGAGCAGGCATCGGGCGACATCAGTGCCGTGATCCAGGACGAGTTCGGGATCTCCCAGCCGGCTGTCTCGCAGCACCTCCGGGTGCTGCGCGAGAGCGGCTTCGCATCCGTGCGGGCGCAGGGCACGCGGCGGCTGTACGCCGTCGACGCCGCGCCGCTGCGCGAGGTGGACGCCTGGCTGGAGAGATTCCGCGGTTTCTGGGAGCAGCGACTCGACGCCCTCGGAACGGAACTCGCGCGAGGCAAGCGCGAACGCAGACTGAGAAAGGAAGTGAGCGGGGATGAGTGAGATCGTCGACGAGTTGAACCGCCTGCACCGGCAGGTCGGGGTACGGCAGGTCGAGGCGGGCGAGGCCCGCACCGTGCTGCTGCGGCGCACGTACGACGCCGAGATCGCCGACGTGTGGGACGCGGTGACGTCGGCCGAGCGGATCGGCCGCTGGTTCCTGCCGGTGAGCGGGGAGTTCAAGGTGGGCGGGCGATACCAGCTCCAGGGCCAGGCCGGCGGGGAGATCCTGCAGTGCGAGGAGCCGACGAGGCTGCGGGTCAGCTGGCTGTACGGGCCCGATCCCGGCTTCAGCGAGGTCGAGGTGCGGCTCACGCCGGAGGGCGAGGAGCGCACGGTGCTGGAGCTGGAGCACGTGGCCGTGGTGCCGCCCGACTTCTGGGGCCGGTTCGGGCCGGGTGCTGTGGGTGTCGGCTGGGACGGGGCGTTGCTGGGTCTCGCCATGCACCTCGCTGGTGGCGGGATGAGCAGGGAGGAGTCCGAGGCCTGGCAGGTCTCGGACGAAGGCAAGGCGTACGCGACGCGGTCGGGTCAGCTCTGGGGAGAGGCCTACGCCGCCTCGGGAGCCGACGAGGAGGACGTGGCGGCCACCATGGCGGCGACGATCGCGTTCTACACCGGAGCGGAGAGCGAGGCGGGACAGTCGTAGATCTCCTCGAAACTTTCGAACCTGGCAGGGGCTTCAAGAGCCCCTTCTTGAGTCAATCGCGCTTTGGGGTTGTGACGCCTGTTGACGCCAGGGATGGGTGCTCCTAGGGTCTGCCGCGAAATTCGGAAACAGGTCCGAAACTTTCGGAAGAGGGGGACGAGATGGTAACCCGCACGTCCATCGACCCGCCTCCCGAGCGCCGCCCCCGCCGCTCGCGCACCCGCACAACCCTGGCCCTCGGCATGGCGGGCCTGCTCGCCACAGCCGGCGTCACCGCCCTCGCGGGCAGCGCGGAGGCCGCCGGTACGCTCGGCGCCGCGGCCGCCGAGAAGGGCCGTTACTTCGGCGCCGCCGTCGCGGCGAACCACCTGGGCGAATCCCCGTATGTCTCGACGCTCAACACCGAGTTCAACTCGGTGACGCCGGAGAACGAGATGAAGTGGGACGCCACCGAGCGCACCCGCTCCACCTTCACCTTCGGATCCGCCGACCAGATCGTGAACCACGCCCAGAGCAGGGGCATGAAGGTCCGCGGACACACCCTGGTCTGGCACTCCCAGCTGCCCAGCTGGGTCGCCGGCCTCGGCACCGCCGACCTCAGATCGGCGATGAACAACCACATCACCCAGGTCATGCAGCACTACAAGGGCAAGATCCACCCCTGGGACGTCGTCAACGAGGCGTTCCAGGACGGCAGCAGCGGTGCGCGGCGCAGCTCGCCCTTCCAGGACAAGCTCGGCAACGGCTTCATCGAGGAGGCGTTCCGCGCCGCCCGTGCCGCCGACCCGGCCGCCAAGCTCTGCTACAACGACTACAACACCGACGGCGTCAACGCGAAGAGCAATGCCGTCTACAACCTGGTCAGGGACTTCAAGGCGCGCGGCGTACCGATCGACTGCGTCGGCTTCCAGTCCCACTTCAACAGCGCCTCGCCGGTCCCGTCCGACTACCAGGCCAACCTCCAGCGCTTCGCCGACCTCGGCGTCGACGTGCAGATCACCGAGCTGGACATCGAGGGCTCCGGCACGGCACAGGCCAACAGCTACAGCAACGTGGTGCGGGCCTGCCTGGCGGTCTCGCGCTGCACCGGCATCACCGTCTGGGGCGTCACCGACAAGTACTCCTGGCGCGCGAGCGGAACGCCCCTGCTGTTCGACGGCAACTACAACAAGAAGCCGGCGTACAACGCGGTGCTGACCGCGCTCGGCGGCTCCTCCTCCGGCGGCGGCACCCCCGGCGCCGCCTGCACGGCGACCTACAGCAAGGCCGAGGAATGGAGCGACCGCTTCAACGGCAAGGTCACCATCACCGCCGGGAGTGCCGCGATCAGCAACTGGACCACGACCGTCACCGTGACATCGCCGCAGAAGGTCTCGGCGACCTGGAACGGCACACCTACCTGGGACAGCAGCGGCAACGTCATGACGATGCGGCCGAACGGCAACGGCAGCCTGGCCGCCGGGGCGTCGACGAGCTTCGGCTTCATCGTCATGAAGAACGGCAACAGCACGGCCCCCGCGATCGGATCCTGCACGGCATCCTGACCCGATTCCGGGTACGTTCCCCTACCGCCCCACCGCTGAATGTCCGGCGCGGCGCCCTTGCCGCCCGCGCCGGACACCCCCGTTGCTCAGGTGGTGCGCAGGGTCCGCTTGGCGAGTTCGTACGCCGGCAGCATCGCCCGGTGCTCGTCGGTGTCCAGACCGCCGAGGTGTATGACGACCGGCCCCTTCTTGGTGGTGAGGGCTATGGCCGACTCCTCCTTCGTCTCCTCCAGGAGCTTGCTGGTGTAGAGGTACTTCACCTCGACACCAGCGAGGTCGCCCGCCTTGAAGGTGCTGTACTTCTCCTTGCTCGTGCCGTTCTCCGCCGCGACGAAGGCCTCCAGTACGGAGCGTGCGTCGACATCACTCGGCTTGCCCGTCCACACGCGGAGGAAGCCGATGTTCCCCGCCGGCTTGGCGTCGACCTCACAGGCGGCAGCGACCGGGCCCTGGTACAGGAGCGCGTCGGCGATCTCCTGGGCCAGCTCCTCCTTCTCGGAATCGGCGGAGCCGTCACCGCTGTCGGCCACCTTCTCCTCGGCCGCCCCGGCGTCGACGGCCTCCGCCTCCCAGTCCTCGGCGATGTCGAACGTGACGGGCAGCTCACAGGCCGACCCGGCGGCGCCGATGGTGCCGCCGCTCTTCACCGCCGCATCGCTGTCACTCCCCGCGTCGGCCGAGGCGGAAGCGCTCGCCGACGCCTTCGTGTCGGCGTCCTCAGCCGCCCCCGAACAGCCCGTCAGCACCCCGGCCAGCAAGGCCACCTGGGCCAGTCGGCGCCGTACATGTCCCGCCCCCACAAGCATCGTGCTCTCTCCCCACCCGATCCTGCTTCCTGATCTTGCTCAGGCGGCACACAGTATCCGAGACCACTGACAAGGGGGCCCCGGCCCTGCGGCATCATGAGGCGATGACCTCGCTGACCTTCGACCGCTACTGCGACGAGATCGTCACCCAGACCGAGCGCCTCACCGCCCATGTGCGGGGTGCGGACATGACCGCCCCGGTGCTCTCCTGCCCGGGCTGGAACCTCGGCCAACTGCTGCGGCACGTGGGCGGCGACCACCGCTGGGCGGAGGAGGTCGTACGGACCCGGGCCACGGCCCCGATCTCCGACGACCTGGTGAACGACCCGACCGCGTACCCCGACGAGGACGAGTCGTTCCTGGTGCCGTGGCTCCTCGAAGGTGCCGCAAGTCTCAGTGCCACCCTCCGCGCCGCCGGGCCCGACGCACTGGCGTGGAACCCTTCCGACGAGCAGTCCGCGCCGGTGGCGTTCTGGGCGCGGCGCATGACGTACGAGACCGCCGTGCACCGCGCCGACGCGGCCCTGGCGGCCGGAGGGGAGTTCGCGCTGGAGCGCGACCTCGCCGTCGACGCGGTGGAGGAGTGGCTGGAGTACTCGACCTTCCCCGAGGCGTTCGAGCCCCGGCCGGACCTGCCCGAGCTGCTCGGCCCCGGCCGTACGCTCCACTTCGACGCGACCGACGCCGGACAATGGCTCGTCGACCTCACCGGCAAGCACCCCGTCTGGCGCGCGGGGGCCGACAACGCCACCGCGACCGCACGCGGCCCGGCCACGGACCTGCTCCTCTTCTTCTACCGCCGCCCCGCGCCCACCATCGAGACGCACGGCGACACAGCACTCCTCGACCTCTGGCTGACCCGCGCGGGCTTCTGGCTGGAGGTGTGACGCCGGCCGCCTGAAGTTCATCCGCTACTCGGCGACTTGCGTGACCACCTTGATGTTGAACGTGTGCGCCCCCAGACCGCCCGAGATCCCCAGGAAGAGCAGTGCGAAGTGCTCCTGTCCGCGTGCCGTGGTGATGTCGCCGATGTCCAGTTGGGACGACGCAGGCCAGCCGAGGCCGGTGAGCAGTCGGCCGGTGGTCCGTTTGGCGTCGGCGTCGTCGCCGGAGAGGTAGACGGTGCTCGGGCCGTCGAGAGTGCCCGGGGCGATCATCACGGTGGAGTCCATGGTGCACAGCGTCTTGACGACGGGGGTCAGCGGGAAGGCTGCCTGGATCTGTTCACCCAGGCTGCTGTTTGGGGTGCGAGGGCCGGTGCCCCGATGGAGCACAGCAACTCCACGGAGACGGCGCCCGGAGTGGCGCTGACCAGCCCTCCGCGTGGGGCGCCGTCTCCCGCAGGCCCGCCACGGGCAGACCGAGGTCCGCCCGCTCCTGTGGCCTGCGTGAACCGAGGAGCACGTCGTGCCCCGCGGCGCTCCAGCCCTGGGCGAGTGCTCGTGCGACATTGCCGGCGTTCGCCGCCTCCACGGCGCGTACGGTCCGTCGATGGATTTGCCGAACCAGCAAGACTGTTCGCCTCCCTCCGCGCCGTCCCACAGGCTTCTTCAGAGTGGACCCGGCAGCCTTCGTGCCCGTCCGAGTCCCTCCACGACCCCTGCGCACCCGGGAGACGCCATGACCGAGACCTCTGCCCTGAAGGCCGCCGAGTTCTGGGAGGCCCGCTACCGCGACGGCGGCCGGTTGTGGAGCGGCCGCCCCAACTCCCTGCTGGTACAGGAGGCTTCCGGCCTCCGGCCGGGCAGCGCGCTCGACCTCGGATGCGGAGAAGGGGCCGACGCGGTGTGGCTGGCATCGCGCGGCTGGCGGGTCACCGGCGTCGACATCTCGCACACGGCTCTGGAGCGCGCCGCCCTGCACGCCGCCGAGGCCGGTGTGAGCGACCGTACGGTCTGGGAACGTCACGTGCTGGGAGAGTCGTTCCCGCAGGGCTCCTTCGACCTGGTGAACGCGCAGTATCTGCAGTCGCCGATCGCACTGGACCAGCAGCGGATCCTGCGCCAGGCCGCCGATGCGGTCACGCCGGGCGGCACCCTGCTGATCGTCATGCACGCCGGCTGGCCGTCCTGGCAGAGCGAGCCGCCCTTCGAGGCGCAGTTCCCGACGCTGCAGAGCGTTCTCGACGAACTCGCGTTGCCGAAGGACGACTGGACCGTGGAGACAATGGAGGTGGTCCGCAGGGCGAGCCTGTCACCGGACGGAGTGAAGGGCTTCCGGGACGACAACGTGTGGCGTATGCGACGCGGCGAAGCCTGACGGAGAGCGCACGCTCCCGCGTGGCGCGTCCCGCCAGGCCCGTCAGCTCACGCCTTCCGCCAGTCCCATCAGCCCACGCCTCCTGCCGTCGCGCCCACCAGCCCTCACCCCTGCTGAGCCCACGCCTCTCCCAGTACCTCCCGTGCGGCCTCCAGCGCCGCCGCCCGGTCGGCCGGTACCAGCCCGATGCGGGTGCGTCGGTCGAGCAGGTCGGCCTCGTCCAGGGCGCCTTCGTGGCGTACGGCCCACAGCAGTTCGGCGGCGGTGACGGGGTGCCCCGGCAGCACGGGTTCGGCCAGCCGGGGATC of the Streptomyces sp. T12 genome contains:
- a CDS encoding lipoprotein, with the translated sequence MLVGAGHVRRRLAQVALLAGVLTGCSGAAEDADTKASASASASADAGSDSDAAVKSGGTIGAAGSACELPVTFDIAEDWEAEAVDAGAAEEKVADSGDGSADSEKEELAQEIADALLYQGPVAAACEVDAKPAGNIGFLRVWTGKPSDVDARSVLEAFVAAENGTSKEKYSTFKAGDLAGVEVKYLYTSKLLEETKEESAIALTTKKGPVVIHLGGLDTDEHRAMLPAYELAKRTLRTT
- a CDS encoding endo-1,4-beta-xylanase, which produces MVTRTSIDPPPERRPRRSRTRTTLALGMAGLLATAGVTALAGSAEAAGTLGAAAAEKGRYFGAAVAANHLGESPYVSTLNTEFNSVTPENEMKWDATERTRSTFTFGSADQIVNHAQSRGMKVRGHTLVWHSQLPSWVAGLGTADLRSAMNNHITQVMQHYKGKIHPWDVVNEAFQDGSSGARRSSPFQDKLGNGFIEEAFRAARAADPAAKLCYNDYNTDGVNAKSNAVYNLVRDFKARGVPIDCVGFQSHFNSASPVPSDYQANLQRFADLGVDVQITELDIEGSGTAQANSYSNVVRACLAVSRCTGITVWGVTDKYSWRASGTPLLFDGNYNKKPAYNAVLTALGGSSSGGGTPGAACTATYSKAEEWSDRFNGKVTITAGSAAISNWTTTVTVTSPQKVSATWNGTPTWDSSGNVMTMRPNGNGSLAAGASTSFGFIVMKNGNSTAPAIGSCTAS
- a CDS encoding bifunctional 2-polyprenyl-6-hydroxyphenol methylase/3-demethylubiquinol 3-O-methyltransferase UbiG; the protein is MTETSALKAAEFWEARYRDGGRLWSGRPNSLLVQEASGLRPGSALDLGCGEGADAVWLASRGWRVTGVDISHTALERAALHAAEAGVSDRTVWERHVLGESFPQGSFDLVNAQYLQSPIALDQQRILRQAADAVTPGGTLLIVMHAGWPSWQSEPPFEAQFPTLQSVLDELALPKDDWTVETMEVVRRASLSPDGVKGFRDDNVWRMRRGEA
- a CDS encoding maleylpyruvate isomerase family mycothiol-dependent enzyme — its product is MTSLTFDRYCDEIVTQTERLTAHVRGADMTAPVLSCPGWNLGQLLRHVGGDHRWAEEVVRTRATAPISDDLVNDPTAYPDEDESFLVPWLLEGAASLSATLRAAGPDALAWNPSDEQSAPVAFWARRMTYETAVHRADAALAAGGEFALERDLAVDAVEEWLEYSTFPEAFEPRPDLPELLGPGRTLHFDATDAGQWLVDLTGKHPVWRAGADNATATARGPATDLLLFFYRRPAPTIETHGDTALLDLWLTRAGFWLEV
- a CDS encoding alpha/beta hydrolase — translated: MIFRTTNPRTTRPALRRVRTTTPLRPLRHRLDPATVEEIPFHTTDGVRLGLTRIDTGDRAPARDRPAVLLLHGHTASADMFLLPETRNLVDALLDEGYEPWLLDWRGSCRLPYNETGRRYTYDDVALYDIPEAVRHLRTRIGDRPLFAVAHCIGSLTLSMSMTAGLVPGLAGVVSQGVFLTPKLAGRTSLRMTLAGELLKSRIDHIPVDLRKVGLWSKYTPLFALASRRATCPDPTCQILHNSAWGTGASLFVHEHLTDATHDRLAELLGPAPLWILPHLRRIELARTVVRWHDTDHRYQALPQNALDAAARIDTPVLLLAGSENGLWLDSQKLCRDVLARRQPQLDVTYTEIPGYGHLDTFLGRGAALDVFGHILDFLGERR
- a CDS encoding helix-turn-helix transcriptional regulator, with the translated sequence MGSVHAFDVLGDPVRRRILELLAAGEQASGDISAVIQDEFGISQPAVSQHLRVLRESGFASVRAQGTRRLYAVDAAPLREVDAWLERFRGFWEQRLDALGTELARGKRERRLRKEVSGDE
- a CDS encoding alpha/beta fold hydrolase; translation: MPQLEVDGATLSYDDEGPRDADAVPLVFVHGWTANRHRWDHQVAHFAEQRRVVRLDLRGHGESSGSGVPTIADLAKDVLALLDHLKIERFVIIGHSMGGMTAQTIALAHPERVERMVLVDSIGKMAYSRGRALLMAASTLAPFKLFVAANIQRAFAPGYPREEVRAHIRASAETPREVVMTLYGAMRAFDVLDRVGEIDAPTLIVHGYHDIQLPVAQMLRMAKAYPDAVVRILDAGHELPVEKPAELTLALDRFLADRA
- a CDS encoding thioester reductase domain-containing protein → MREVKDNVPATADQRATAEAIERGGVGLTVTDLLARVTGSAEPAVRPDAADPPAPRGAGPGTASPVHGTPPRDVDALACAVAAVAGRHVPAGQLAPDADFFDAGGTSVNAVELVAALEEELGVPVDLDEVFADARPISLARRALESAGSGAAVPETPRHPDAGPAVMRAVQAPPTAALSLTTPAGSTARRDDLTQILADLALADRLPFTASPDPLPPRRILLTGATGFLGSHMLLDLLRHSDAHVYCLVRAADEEAAVNRLGEALKGYALPWSSEIRRRITVLPGDIRHPRLGLTDDLWNTLAHEVDSIVGVAAAVDFLRGYQSLRTSNVLGALTLAELAATGRPKPLHHISSIAVFNEVGIPAMGEDDPLAHIDRLVAGYDQTKWAAEVALRRARDHGLVVTALRPGGIGGHTKTGAYNPQDLSSGLISAFGRFRTVPAFRYLNAGPVDWVSRVAVAVICEPDAWGFDYNLTGVPNTLDDVVSDMALGGMHVRVQDWDEWRTDALARLQADPIPELAFLTRVLQSPTALKLCEATLKGPAATAERTIALVEALGLRPASRYDARAQLKTFERLAHDGLARLPHKDDQPYLWFTETTEGTVAPIPATPATPAAAPATPDIPCAMSLTLSLASMHQLVTDRRVDVRGEVTCPALHPEPLTVERGDIWIRPEGGIPHRHGLRHQLLRYHLRLTDTDGGRWWLEGHKYARARRDLWRQTRALTVELGREGEPASLAGEVVVPADSYVRDQIDGIKVDPRLTSQEKRAAKLTWLAWFGLEMGRGLLGPFARAAADLLDLRRTTNPTEHHR
- a CDS encoding SRPBCC family protein; the protein is MSEIVDELNRLHRQVGVRQVEAGEARTVLLRRTYDAEIADVWDAVTSAERIGRWFLPVSGEFKVGGRYQLQGQAGGEILQCEEPTRLRVSWLYGPDPGFSEVEVRLTPEGEERTVLELEHVAVVPPDFWGRFGPGAVGVGWDGALLGLAMHLAGGGMSREESEAWQVSDEGKAYATRSGQLWGEAYAASGADEEDVAATMAATIAFYTGAESEAGQS